In Streptomyces longhuiensis, the following proteins share a genomic window:
- a CDS encoding MBL fold metallo-hydrolase: MFFVDTIEIEGLGNRHYLAGGARAAVAVDPPRDIDQVIAAAARRGVRITHVVETHIHNDYVTGGLELARVTGAAYLVPAAAQVAFSRVPVHDGDVIEIDEELSLRALATPGHTPHHTAYVLEEAGTPVAAFTGGSLLMGTVGRPDLVEPRLTENLARAQHASAHRLATELPDDTSILPTHGFGSFCSSGQAAGEASTIGREKAVNAALIQDVDSFVAGLLAGLEDVPAYYAHMGPANSAGPDPVDLTAPRRADAAEIGVRLAAGEWVVDLRNRVAFAQGHVAGSFNFEADGKIATYLAWMIPWGKPVTLLAETPQQLADAQRELVRVGIDHPAAAATGSPSDWLRPGEVPASFRRAAFADLAAELSRAEVPPVVLDVRRDSERADGYVEGSVHIPVHALHQRIDEVPAGQVWVHCAGGMRAGIAASLLDAAGRDVVAVDDGFDRAAEAGLTVRAAA; this comes from the coding sequence ATGTTCTTCGTCGACACCATCGAGATCGAGGGTCTGGGCAATCGGCACTACCTGGCCGGGGGAGCCCGGGCCGCGGTGGCGGTCGATCCGCCGCGTGACATCGACCAGGTGATCGCGGCGGCCGCGCGCCGCGGCGTGCGCATCACGCACGTCGTTGAGACGCACATCCACAACGACTACGTGACGGGCGGCCTGGAACTGGCCCGGGTCACCGGCGCCGCCTACCTGGTGCCCGCCGCCGCGCAGGTCGCCTTCTCCCGTGTTCCGGTCCACGACGGCGACGTCATCGAGATCGACGAGGAACTGTCCTTGCGGGCCCTGGCGACCCCCGGCCATACCCCGCACCACACCGCGTACGTCCTGGAGGAAGCCGGGACGCCGGTCGCCGCGTTCACCGGCGGATCCCTGCTCATGGGCACCGTGGGCCGCCCCGACCTGGTCGAACCGCGCCTCACGGAGAACCTGGCCCGCGCCCAGCACGCCTCCGCGCACCGGCTCGCCACCGAGCTGCCCGATGACACCTCGATCCTGCCCACCCATGGCTTCGGCAGCTTCTGTTCCTCCGGGCAGGCCGCGGGCGAGGCGAGCACCATCGGCCGGGAGAAGGCCGTGAACGCGGCCCTGATCCAGGACGTCGACTCCTTCGTCGCCGGTCTGCTCGCCGGCCTGGAGGACGTCCCCGCCTATTACGCGCACATGGGCCCGGCCAATTCCGCCGGTCCGGACCCCGTCGACCTGACCGCCCCCCGGCGCGCGGACGCCGCAGAGATCGGTGTGCGGCTCGCGGCCGGCGAATGGGTCGTGGACCTGCGCAACCGCGTCGCGTTCGCCCAGGGGCATGTCGCGGGCTCGTTCAACTTCGAGGCCGACGGCAAGATCGCCACCTACCTCGCGTGGATGATCCCGTGGGGCAAGCCCGTCACCCTGCTCGCCGAAACGCCCCAGCAGCTCGCCGACGCCCAGCGTGAACTGGTCCGGGTCGGGATCGACCACCCCGCGGCCGCCGCCACCGGCAGCCCGTCCGACTGGCTGCGGCCCGGCGAGGTCCCGGCGTCGTTCCGCCGTGCCGCCTTCGCCGACCTGGCCGCCGAGCTGTCCCGGGCAGAGGTGCCGCCGGTGGTCCTGGATGTGCGCCGCGACTCCGAGCGCGCCGACGGGTACGTCGAGGGCTCGGTCCACATTCCCGTACACGCACTGCACCAGCGGATCGACGAGGTGCCCGCCGGGCAGGTGTGGGTGCACTGCGCCGGCGGTATGCGGGCCGGGATCGCGGCCTCGCTGCTGGACGCGGCCGGGCGCGACGTGGTCGCCGTCGACGACGGCTTCGACCGGGCGGCAGAGGCCGGCCTGACCGTCCGCGCTGCCGCCTGA
- a CDS encoding rhodanese-like domain-containing protein, with the protein MNTTTLTAGTVRERLHTLVVIDVRTPGEYAGGHLPGAHNIPLDDLEHALPTLREVADRSDLLVVCASGARSQNASVTLSRSGIPAADLEGGTAAWVSAGGDLQRPAATAAPKWAMNRQVRLTAGSVVLLGLLLGLVIHPAFQLLSAGIAAGLVYSALSNSCAMATLLGKLPYNRTDRTDLNATLAALRNN; encoded by the coding sequence ATGAATACGACCACCCTCACCGCCGGCACCGTCCGGGAACGTCTGCACACCCTGGTAGTCATCGACGTACGCACCCCCGGCGAGTACGCCGGCGGACACCTGCCCGGCGCCCACAACATCCCTCTCGACGACCTCGAACACGCACTGCCCACCCTCCGCGAGGTGGCCGACCGCAGCGACCTGCTCGTGGTCTGCGCTTCCGGCGCCCGCTCGCAGAACGCGAGCGTCACCCTGTCCCGTAGCGGCATACCCGCCGCCGACCTCGAAGGCGGAACCGCCGCCTGGGTCTCGGCGGGAGGGGACCTGCAGCGCCCCGCCGCCACCGCGGCACCGAAGTGGGCCATGAACCGCCAGGTCCGTCTGACCGCAGGTTCTGTCGTCCTCCTCGGCCTGCTCCTGGGCCTGGTGATCCACCCCGCCTTCCAGCTGCTCTCCGCAGGCATCGCCGCCGGCCTCGTCTACTCCGCGCTCTCCAACAGCTGCGCCATGGCCACCCTGCTCGGGAAGCTCCCCTACAACCGCACGGACCGCACGGACCTGAACGCCACCCTCGCCGCCCTGCGAAACAACTGA
- a CDS encoding MFS transporter: protein MTAVPTVPQHPTRTTGATGSSRRAWTVTVLLVVFMMVNFADKSVLGLAADEIRADLHLSATQFGLANSAFFLLFSVAAIVVGLAADRMSPKLLLLLMAVLWSVAQVPAAIGGGLAVLVASRVFLGAAEGPAFPVAQQATLAWFPDHRRNLPGALITLGVTLGVIVSAPGLSWVIQHHGWRSALWVLAGAGLVWAVAWAVLGADGRHGVVPATGARPQETRAPVPYRRIFASRTWIGATLAYFTSYWTVALMLVWLPSYLRNALGYSAHAAGTLVVAPWTIGAVALLAQAGITGRLMRRGAGSRRARGWVGGWLLALGATCCLALPLVDGSGAKTVLIALGFGLGGSYATIAATTVAELAPLSRNGGALGTMNAVVTAAGLGAPAVVGALVDAQGTDGYQHSVLLSGLLLAVGAAASFLLVDPARDIPRLTG, encoded by the coding sequence ATGACCGCGGTACCGACCGTGCCCCAGCACCCGACACGGACCACCGGAGCCACCGGCAGCAGCCGGCGCGCGTGGACGGTGACCGTGCTGCTGGTGGTCTTCATGATGGTCAACTTCGCGGACAAGTCCGTCCTCGGCCTGGCCGCCGACGAGATCCGCGCGGACCTCCATCTGAGTGCCACTCAGTTCGGTCTGGCCAACAGCGCGTTCTTCCTGCTGTTCTCCGTGGCCGCGATCGTGGTCGGGCTCGCCGCCGACCGGATGTCGCCGAAACTGCTGCTCCTGCTGATGGCCGTCCTGTGGTCGGTCGCCCAGGTGCCCGCGGCGATCGGCGGCGGCCTCGCCGTCCTGGTCGCCTCGCGCGTCTTCCTCGGGGCGGCCGAGGGACCCGCCTTCCCCGTCGCCCAACAGGCCACGCTGGCCTGGTTCCCCGACCACCGGCGCAATCTGCCCGGGGCGCTGATCACGCTCGGCGTCACCCTCGGCGTGATCGTCTCGGCGCCCGGCCTGTCGTGGGTGATCCAGCACCACGGGTGGCGATCGGCGCTGTGGGTGCTCGCGGGCGCGGGTCTCGTGTGGGCGGTGGCCTGGGCGGTACTCGGTGCCGACGGGCGCCACGGTGTCGTTCCGGCCACCGGGGCGCGACCGCAGGAGACGCGGGCGCCCGTCCCGTACCGGAGGATCTTCGCCAGCCGCACCTGGATCGGCGCCACCCTCGCCTACTTCACCAGCTACTGGACCGTGGCTCTCATGCTGGTCTGGCTGCCGTCCTACCTGCGCAACGCCCTCGGATACTCGGCCCATGCGGCGGGCACCCTCGTCGTCGCGCCGTGGACGATCGGTGCCGTGGCTCTCCTCGCACAGGCCGGCATCACCGGCCGGCTGATGCGGCGCGGCGCCGGCAGCCGCCGCGCCCGCGGCTGGGTGGGCGGCTGGCTGCTCGCCCTGGGCGCCACCTGCTGTCTGGCCCTGCCACTGGTCGACGGCTCGGGCGCGAAGACCGTCCTGATAGCCCTCGGCTTCGGCCTCGGGGGCTCGTACGCCACGATCGCGGCGACCACCGTCGCCGAGCTCGCCCCGCTCTCCCGCAACGGAGGCGCCCTGGGCACGATGAACGCGGTCGTGACGGCGGCCGGTCTGGGCGCGCCGGCCGTCGTCGGCGCCCTCGTCGATGCGCAGGGCACCGACGGCTACCAGCACTCCGTGCTGCTGTCCGGACTGCTCCTGGCCGTCGGAGCCGCCGCCTCCTTCCTGCTCGTCGACCCCGCGCGTGACATCCCACGGCTGACCGGCTGA
- a CDS encoding aldehyde dehydrogenase family protein gives MTAAPALDAAPLDLAIGDLRESAASWTAVPLPERIALLERMLPRIADGAPGMVADAARAKGYEADSDWAAEDWVAAPWALAQTVGAYLHVLRRLAAGHAPVPAQSVRTREGRTVVDVFPATATDRLLLNGFTAEVWTLPGTTREQVLARAAGEYRGRPGEPAVALVLGAGNVAAITPLDILHKLYAQGQVVLAKMNPVNAYLRPHFEKVFAEFVERGWVRFVDGGAAEGAYLTTHEEVDTIHVTGSERTHDAIVWGTGAQAEERRRADTPLNDKPFTSELGGVSPCIVTPGPWSAADFRFQAEHIVTSKLNNSGHNCVASQILLVPRHWSGTERLLTEIRHVLRELPQRGDYYPGAADRLGSVTGAHPEAEAYDDTCRLLVPDITDADDPMLTDEVFASALGVVRLPGDDAPQFLRAATAFANDKLPGTLGATLLVHPRTERAHGAAVDEAVAALRYGTLGVNCWSAFGFLLGYTPWGAHPGHTRQDIGSGIGFVHNAFLLEDVEKTVLRAPFAPAPRGLFTGSPSLSPRPPYFVTNRTGRTTMARLTAYATDPRASRLPGIFASALRG, from the coding sequence TTGACCGCCGCACCCGCACTCGACGCCGCACCTCTCGACCTCGCCATCGGCGACCTGCGCGAGAGCGCCGCCTCCTGGACCGCCGTTCCGCTGCCCGAGCGGATCGCCCTGCTGGAGCGGATGCTTCCGCGGATCGCCGACGGGGCGCCCGGCATGGTCGCCGACGCCGCCCGCGCCAAGGGGTACGAAGCAGACTCCGACTGGGCCGCCGAGGACTGGGTCGCCGCACCCTGGGCACTGGCGCAGACCGTGGGCGCGTACCTGCATGTGCTGCGCCGCCTGGCCGCCGGGCACGCCCCGGTGCCCGCCCAGTCCGTCCGCACCCGCGAGGGCCGTACCGTCGTCGACGTCTTCCCCGCCACGGCCACGGACCGCCTGCTGCTCAACGGCTTCACCGCCGAGGTGTGGACCCTGCCGGGTACGACCCGCGAGCAGGTCCTGGCCCGCGCGGCCGGCGAGTACCGCGGGCGGCCGGGCGAGCCGGCCGTCGCGCTGGTGCTCGGCGCCGGGAACGTCGCGGCGATCACACCGCTCGACATCCTGCACAAGCTGTACGCGCAGGGCCAGGTCGTCCTCGCCAAGATGAACCCGGTCAACGCCTATCTCCGCCCGCACTTCGAGAAGGTGTTCGCCGAGTTCGTGGAGCGTGGCTGGGTCCGCTTCGTCGACGGAGGCGCGGCCGAAGGCGCGTACCTCACGACCCACGAGGAAGTCGACACCATCCACGTCACCGGCAGCGAACGCACCCATGACGCCATCGTGTGGGGCACCGGCGCGCAGGCCGAGGAGCGGCGGCGCGCCGACACCCCGCTCAACGACAAGCCGTTCACCAGCGAGCTGGGCGGCGTCAGCCCCTGCATCGTGACGCCGGGCCCGTGGAGCGCAGCGGACTTCCGGTTCCAGGCCGAGCACATCGTGACCAGCAAGCTGAACAACTCCGGCCACAACTGCGTCGCGAGCCAGATTCTGCTCGTGCCCCGCCACTGGAGCGGGACGGAGCGGCTGCTCACCGAGATCCGGCACGTCCTGCGTGAACTGCCGCAGCGCGGCGACTACTACCCCGGCGCTGCCGACCGCCTCGGTTCGGTGACCGGCGCCCACCCGGAGGCCGAGGCCTACGACGACACGTGCCGCCTCCTCGTTCCCGACATCACCGACGCCGACGACCCGATGCTCACGGACGAGGTGTTCGCCAGCGCCCTGGGCGTGGTGCGCCTGCCGGGCGACGACGCACCCCAGTTCCTGCGCGCCGCCACCGCGTTCGCCAACGACAAGCTGCCCGGCACACTCGGCGCCACCCTGCTCGTGCACCCCCGTACCGAACGCGCCCACGGCGCCGCCGTCGACGAGGCCGTCGCCGCGCTGCGCTACGGCACGCTCGGCGTCAACTGCTGGTCGGCGTTCGGCTTCCTCCTGGGCTACACACCTTGGGGCGCCCACCCCGGACACACCCGCCAGGACATCGGCAGCGGCATCGGGTTCGTGCACAACGCGTTCCTCCTGGAGGACGTCGAGAAGACCGTGCTGCGGGCCCCCTTCGCACCTGCTCCGCGGGGCCTGTTCACCGGCTCGCCCTCACTGTCGCCGCGCCCGCCGTACTTCGTCACCAACCGCACCGGACGCACGACGATGGCACGCCTCACGGCCTACGCCACCGACCCGAGGGCGAGCAGGCTGCCGGGCATCTTCGCGTCGGCCCTGCGCGGCTGA
- a CDS encoding sulfite exporter TauE/SafE family protein, translating into MSVLILALVAGAVVGLALGGLGGGGSVLAVPALIYLLGFTPVAATTASLIIVTLTSISSLAAHARDGNVRWRSGLMFAAAGIGPAMLGGLAAGHIPATALTIAFSVIAALAAWRMLRPGRPAQDGPVQGSPADGDAVHDSPAEDRPVRPPRAAGSGAGLGAVTGVLGVGGGFLAVPALVGVLGLRMKTAVGTSLLVIVINSLAALATRTGTADGLDWAVIAPFTAAAILGAWDGKRLAAKISGNRLQHVFAYVLLAVAAFMLLDSLI; encoded by the coding sequence ATGAGCGTGCTCATCCTTGCCCTGGTGGCAGGCGCGGTGGTCGGTCTGGCGCTGGGCGGACTCGGCGGGGGCGGCAGCGTCCTGGCCGTGCCCGCACTGATCTACCTGCTCGGCTTCACCCCCGTCGCCGCCACCACCGCGAGCCTGATCATCGTCACCCTGACATCCATCAGCTCACTGGCCGCTCACGCCCGGGACGGCAACGTCCGCTGGCGGTCCGGACTGATGTTCGCCGCCGCGGGCATCGGCCCCGCCATGCTCGGCGGCCTCGCGGCAGGCCACATCCCCGCCACCGCACTGACCATCGCCTTCTCGGTGATAGCCGCACTCGCCGCCTGGCGAATGCTCCGTCCCGGCCGCCCAGCACAAGACGGCCCCGTACAAGGCAGTCCCGCAGATGGCGACGCCGTACACGACAGTCCCGCGGAAGACCGCCCCGTGCGCCCGCCCAGAGCGGCAGGATCCGGAGCCGGGCTCGGCGCCGTCACGGGGGTGCTCGGCGTCGGCGGGGGGTTCCTCGCCGTACCCGCCCTGGTCGGCGTCCTCGGCCTGCGAATGAAGACCGCCGTCGGCACCAGCCTCCTGGTCATCGTCATCAATTCGCTCGCCGCACTGGCCACCCGCACCGGCACCGCCGACGGCCTCGACTGGGCCGTCATCGCCCCCTTCACCGCAGCCGCGATCCTCGGCGCCTGGGACGGCAAGCGCCTCGCGGCGAAGATCTCCGGCAACCGCCTGCAGCACGTCTTCGCCTACGTCCTGCTGGCCGTTGCCGCCTTCATGCTCCTCGACAGCCTCATCTGA
- a CDS encoding cation:proton antiporter produces MGQAGTLILIMAAAVLAPLLAHGVGRWVRIPVVIFEIVLGILIGPDVLDWAHGGEVIDVLSDLGLSMLIFLAGYEIQFAAIRGDTLRRSVWAWVVSLALGLGVALALTGLDWARAVIIGTALTSTALGTVLPILRDSGDLEGRFGTVMMAFGAVGEFGPVIAMAVLLSGRRPGAATAVLAVFAAITAGAVFLAMRPRRPWFSRIIRSTLHTSAQFAVRFVMLLLVAMLALSQELGLDVLLGAFAAGLLTRLVLQGSAPESSEEILTRVEAMGFGFLVPLFFIVTGIEFDLASLLDGGRALLLVPVFLVLFVVVRGLPTYGLAPRDLSPLGRRALTIYSSTCLPLVVAVTAIGVDDGVVKKSEAAALVGAAMISVLVFPLLALRLRARERDITPRLPQAPETEAW; encoded by the coding sequence GTGGGACAGGCGGGCACGCTCATCCTCATCATGGCGGCCGCTGTCCTGGCACCGCTGCTGGCGCACGGCGTCGGCCGGTGGGTCCGCATCCCCGTGGTCATCTTCGAGATCGTGCTGGGGATCCTCATCGGTCCGGACGTACTCGACTGGGCGCACGGAGGAGAGGTCATCGACGTCCTCTCGGACCTCGGCCTGTCGATGCTCATCTTTCTGGCCGGGTACGAGATCCAGTTCGCCGCCATCCGAGGCGACACGCTGCGCCGATCCGTATGGGCCTGGGTGGTCTCCCTGGCTCTGGGGCTGGGCGTGGCGCTGGCCCTGACGGGCCTGGACTGGGCGCGCGCCGTCATCATCGGCACCGCGCTGACCAGTACGGCGCTGGGCACGGTGCTGCCGATCCTGCGGGACAGCGGGGATCTGGAGGGCCGGTTCGGCACGGTGATGATGGCGTTCGGGGCGGTCGGCGAGTTCGGGCCCGTCATCGCCATGGCGGTGCTGCTCAGCGGCCGCAGACCAGGGGCGGCCACGGCGGTTCTCGCCGTCTTCGCCGCCATCACGGCCGGCGCCGTGTTCCTGGCGATGCGCCCGCGCCGGCCGTGGTTCAGCCGGATCATCCGCAGCACCCTGCACACCAGCGCGCAGTTCGCGGTCCGGTTCGTGATGCTCCTGCTGGTGGCGATGCTGGCGCTGTCGCAGGAACTCGGCCTCGACGTGCTCCTCGGCGCCTTCGCCGCCGGACTCCTCACCCGGCTCGTGCTCCAGGGCTCGGCGCCGGAGAGCAGCGAGGAGATTCTGACCAGGGTGGAGGCGATGGGTTTCGGTTTCCTCGTCCCCCTCTTCTTCATCGTCACGGGCATCGAGTTCGACCTCGCGTCGCTCCTCGACGGCGGTCGCGCACTCCTGCTGGTGCCGGTCTTCCTCGTTCTCTTCGTGGTCGTACGGGGACTGCCGACGTACGGACTCGCGCCGCGTGACCTGTCACCGCTCGGCCGCCGGGCGCTGACGATCTACTCCTCCACCTGCCTTCCGCTCGTCGTGGCCGTCACGGCGATCGGCGTGGACGACGGTGTCGTGAAGAAGAGCGAGGCGGCGGCCCTGGTCGGCGCGGCGATGATCTCGGTCCTCGTCTTCCCGCTGCTCGCCCTGCGCCTGCGGGCCCGGGAGCGTGACATCACACCCCGCCTGCCGCAGGCGCCCGAGACGGAGGCCTGGTGA
- a CDS encoding RNA polymerase sigma factor: MNEALIRSLTPSVLAILVRRGADFAAAEDAVQDALVEAVRVWPGEQPRDPKGWLVTVAWRKFLDATRSDAARRRREDLVDEEPAPGPVPAADDTLQLYFLCAHPSLTASSAVALTLRAVGGLTTRQIAQAYLVPEATMAQRISRAKRTVSGVRFDRHGDVATVLRVLYLVFNEGYSGDVDLAAEAIRLTRQLAAAIDHPEVRGLLALMLLHHARRAARTAPDGSLVPLAEQDRARWDTESIAEGVVILQAALARDRLGEFQAQAAIAALHADAPAAEETDWVQIVEWYDELARLTDSPVVRLNRAVAVGEADGPRAGLAALAELNDSLPRHTAVAAYLHERAGDLATAARLYAEAARKAPNLAERDHLTRQAARLNASRLKRLEGDT, from the coding sequence GTGAACGAGGCCCTGATCCGGAGCCTCACGCCGAGCGTGCTCGCGATCCTCGTCCGCCGCGGAGCCGACTTCGCGGCGGCCGAGGACGCCGTGCAGGACGCGCTGGTCGAGGCGGTCCGCGTCTGGCCCGGCGAGCAGCCGCGGGACCCGAAGGGCTGGCTGGTCACCGTGGCCTGGCGCAAGTTCCTCGACGCGACCCGGTCGGACGCCGCCCGCCGCCGGCGTGAGGACCTCGTCGACGAGGAACCGGCGCCCGGCCCCGTGCCCGCGGCCGACGACACGCTCCAGCTCTACTTCCTGTGCGCCCACCCGTCGCTGACGGCGTCCTCCGCCGTCGCGCTCACCCTGCGCGCCGTCGGAGGGCTCACCACCCGCCAGATCGCCCAGGCCTACCTGGTGCCCGAGGCGACGATGGCGCAGCGCATCAGCCGGGCCAAGCGCACCGTTTCCGGCGTGCGGTTCGACCGGCACGGCGATGTCGCCACCGTGCTGCGCGTCCTCTACCTGGTCTTCAACGAGGGTTACTCCGGTGATGTGGACCTCGCCGCCGAGGCCATCCGCCTCACCCGGCAGCTGGCGGCCGCGATCGACCACCCCGAGGTGAGAGGGCTGCTCGCGCTCATGCTGCTCCACCACGCCCGGCGCGCCGCCCGCACGGCGCCCGACGGCAGCCTGGTGCCGCTGGCCGAGCAGGACCGCGCCCGCTGGGACACCGAGTCGATCGCCGAGGGGGTCGTGATCCTCCAGGCGGCCCTTGCCCGCGACCGTCTGGGCGAGTTCCAGGCCCAGGCCGCCATCGCGGCGCTCCATGCCGACGCGCCGGCAGCCGAGGAGACCGACTGGGTACAGATCGTCGAGTGGTACGACGAGCTCGCGCGCTTGACGGACAGCCCGGTCGTCCGGCTCAACCGCGCAGTGGCCGTCGGCGAGGCCGACGGACCACGCGCCGGTCTGGCGGCGCTCGCGGAGCTGAACGACTCGCTGCCGCGCCACACCGCGGTGGCGGCGTATCTCCACGAGCGCGCGGGCGACCTGGCGACGGCGGCACGGCTGTACGCGGAGGCGGCCAGGAAGGCACCCAACCTCGCCGAACGTGACCACCTCACACGCCAGGCCGCGAGGCTGAACGCATCTCGGCTGAAGCGGCTGGAGGGGGACACGTAG
- a CDS encoding YciI family protein translates to MAKYLLLKHYRGAPAAVNDVPMEKWTPEEISAHMQYMRDFADRLEKTGEFVDGQALAPEGAWVRYDGEGRPPVTDGPFAETKDVIAGWMVIDVDTYERAVELAGELSAAPGAGGRPIHEWLELRPFLTEPPTITE, encoded by the coding sequence ATGGCCAAGTACCTGCTGCTGAAGCACTACCGGGGAGCTCCGGCCGCGGTCAACGACGTCCCGATGGAGAAGTGGACGCCCGAGGAGATCTCGGCGCACATGCAGTACATGCGGGACTTCGCGGACCGGCTCGAGAAGACCGGCGAGTTCGTCGACGGCCAGGCGCTCGCACCCGAAGGCGCGTGGGTGCGGTACGACGGTGAGGGGCGCCCGCCGGTCACCGACGGACCGTTCGCCGAGACCAAGGACGTCATCGCCGGCTGGATGGTGATCGACGTCGACACCTACGAGCGCGCCGTCGAGCTGGCCGGGGAACTGTCGGCCGCCCCCGGGGCGGGCGGGAGGCCGATCCACGAGTGGCTCGAGCTGCGCCCGTTCCTGACCGAGCCGCCCACCATCACGGAGTGA